In a single window of the Zea mays cultivar B73 chromosome 5, Zm-B73-REFERENCE-NAM-5.0, whole genome shotgun sequence genome:
- the LOC100282847 gene encoding UDP-glucose 6-dehydrogenase 5 isoform X1, protein MVKICCIGAGYVGGPTMAVIALKCPDIEVVVVDISKPRIEAWNSDTLPIYEPGLDDVVKQCRGRNLFFSTDVEKHVAEADIIFVSVNTPTKTRGLGAGKAADLTYWESAARMIADVSKSDKIVVEKSTVPVKTAEAIEKILTHNSKGINYQILSNPEFLAEGTAIEDLFKPDRVLIGGRETPEGRKAVQVLKDVYAHWVPEDRILTTNLWSAELSKLAANAFLAQRISSVNAISALCEATGANVSEVAYAVGKDTRIGPKFLNASVGFGGSCFQKDILNLVYICECNGLPEVANYWKQVIRINDYQKSRFVNRVVASMFNTVAGKKIAVLGFAFKKDTGDTRETPAIDVCKGLLGDKAQISIYDPQVTEDQIQRDLAMNKFDWDHPMHLQPTSPTAIKQVSCVWDAYEATKGAHGVCILTEWDEFKTLDYQKIFDNMQKPAFVFDGRNIVDPEKLREIGFIVYSIGKPLDAWLKDMPAVA, encoded by the coding sequence ATGGTGAAGATCTGCTGCATCGGTGCTGGCTATGTCGGTGGCCCAACCATGGCTGTCATTGCCCTAAAGTGCCCAGACATTGAGGTTGTCGTTGTTGACATCTCCAAGCCCCGCATTGAGGCATGGAACAGCGACACCCTCCCGATCTACGAGCCCGGCCTCGATGATGTTGTGAAGCAGTGCAGGGGCAGGAACCTCTTCTTCAGCACTGATGTTGAGAAGCACGTCGCTGAGGCTGACATCATCTTCGTCTCGGTGAACACCCCCACCAAGACCCGTGGGCTTGGAGCTGGCAAGGCTGCCGACCTCACCTACTGGGAGAGCGCTGCTCGTATGATCGCCGATGTCTCCAAGTCTGACAAGATCGTTGTCGAGAAGTCCACCGTCCCTGTCAAGACCGCTGAGGCTATTGAGAAGATCTTGACCCACAACAGCAAGGGCATCAACTACCAGATCCTTTCCAACCCGGAGTTCCTTGCAGAGGGCACTGCTATTGAGGACCTGTTCAAGCCTGACAGAGTGCTCATCGGTGGCCGGGAGACCCCCGAGGGCAGGAAAGCCGTCCAGGTTCTCAAGGATGTGTATGCTCACTGGGTTCCCGAGGACAGGATCCTCACCACCAACCTGTGGTCCGCTGAGCTCTCCAAGCTCGCCGCCAATGCGTTCTTGGCACAGAGGATCTCCTCTGTCAATGCCATCTCCGCTCTCTGCGAGGCAACCGGAGCCAATGTCTCTGAGGTGGCTTACGCCGTGGGCAAGGACACGAGAATTGGCCCCAAGTTCCTGAACGCCAGTGTTGGGTTCGGTGGCTCATGCTTCCAGAAGGACATCCTGAACCTGGTGTACATCTGCGAGTGCAACGGCCTGCCCGAGGTGGCCAACTACTGGAAGCAGGTGATCAGGATCAACGACTACCAGAAGAGCCGGTTCGTGAACCGCGTCGTGGCCTCCATGTTCAACACCGTCGCCGGCAAGAAGATCGCCGTCCTCGGCTTCGCCTTCAAGAAAGACACCGGTGACACCAGGGAGACCCCGGCCATTGACGTCTGCAAGGGCCTGCTGGGCGACAAGGCCCAGATCAGCATCTACGACCCCCAGGTGACGGAGGACCAGATCCAGCGGGACCTGGCCATGAACAAGTTCGACTGGGACCACCCGATGCACCTGCAACCGACGAGCCCCACGGCCATTAAGCAGGTGAGCTGCGTGTGGGACGCGTACGAGGCCACCAAGGGCGCCCACGGGGTGTGCATCCTGACCGAGTGGGACGAGTTCAAGACCCTGGACTACCAGAAGATCTTCGACAACATGCAGAAGCCCGCCTTCGTCTTCGACGGCCGCAACATCGTCGACCCGGAGAAGCTGAGGGAGATCGGCTTCATCGTCTACTCCATCGGCAAGCCGCTCGACGCCTGGCTTAAGGACATGCCCGCGGTCGCTTAA